Proteins encoded in a region of the Raphanus sativus cultivar WK10039 chromosome 8, ASM80110v3, whole genome shotgun sequence genome:
- the LOC108819129 gene encoding protein ALTERED PHOSPHATE STARVATION RESPONSE 1, which produces MGCASSKLDDLPAVALCRERCGFLEAAIQQRYLLAESHVAYTHSLKGIGHSLHLFINHHHSHVDSPTLNLPPQRKGDPQEENKEVENNSPNKKAELPSSHHPGSGTDSGHLESDSDSDSHLDSDHSPHHLGNFETGPSYTEVQQPGYTRYPNPETMGHHLPPPPYTHMNYMKNSSMPPSIIYEQRPSSPQRVFIGESYYGYSSSGSGPGYYYGSSTDAPASKPPPPPPSPPRSNGWDFLNPFDTYYPRYTPSRDSNELREEEGIPELEDDDSHHEVVVKEVHGRGDNNQPTPSVVYSEESSESPSLSPRLSVDKSGASTSGGDAAMYQTRPSVSMEEKKGVEYEVHVVEKTVVEEGGNESNATAARGCGGGPRAVPEVAKEIESQFVRAAESGSEIAKLLEVGKHLYGRKHASSKLLHVSTDVAEPPQTYEDIEEELASRSRNLSSTLHELHLWEKKLYQEVKAEEKLRVAHEKKVRKLKRLDERGAEASKVDTTRKLVRDMNTKIRIAIQVVDKISVTINKIRDDDLWPQLNALIQGLTRMWKEMLECHRSQCQAIKEARGLGSIRASKKLGDEHLEATSLLGHELINWVLGFSSWVSAQKGYVTELNKWLTKCLLYEPEEAADGIAPFSPGRLGAPPIFVICNQWSQALDMISEKEVIEAMRGFTTSVLQIWEQDRLETTLMGREKVRDMDREEQRIHREIQALEKKMVLVAPGGDSLLVSGNVVYQSDTSNDSLQGSLQRIFEAMERFTDECMRAYDDLLVRAEEETAPREVEESEEG; this is translated from the exons ATGGGTTGTGCAAGTTCCAAGCTGGACGATCTCCCAGCCGTTGCTCTTTGCCGTGAACGCTGCGGTTTCCTAGAAGCGGCGATTCAGCAGCGTTACCTGTTAGCGGAATCACACGTGGCGTACACTCACTCGCTTAAAGGAATAGGACACTCACTCCATCTCTTCATTAACCACCACCACAGTCACGTCGATTCTCCAACACTCAACCTCCCTCCTCAACGAAAAGGCGACCctcaagaagaaaacaaagaagtAGAAAACAACTCCCCTAATAAGAAAGCAGAGCTACCTTCTTCTCACCATCCGGGTTCGGGTACTGATTCGGGTCATCTCGAGTCCGACTCGGACTCTGACTCCCATTTGGATTCGGACCACTCTCCTCACCATCTCGGCAATTTTGAGACCGGGCCTTCTTACACGGAAGTACAACAACCGGGTTATACCCGGTACCCGAACCCGGAAACGATGGGTCaccatcttcctcctcctccttatACGCACATGAACTACATGAAGAACAGTTCGATGCCTCCTTCAATCATCTACGAGCAAAGACCAAGTAGTCCTCAAAGAGTCTTCATAGGCGAATCATATTACGGATACTCAAGTTCCGGATCCGGACCCGGATACTACTACGGTTCATCAACTGATGCTCCAGCTTCGAAACCGCCTCCACCTCCTCCGTCGCCGCCTAGGTCCAACGGGTGGGATTTTCTGAACCCGTTTGATACTTACTATCCTCGGTACACTCCGAGTCGAGACTCTAATGAGCTTAGAGAGGAAGAAGGTATACCGGAGCTGGAGGACGACGATTCACATCACGAGGTTGTTGTTAAGGAAGTTCACGGTCGTGGTGATAATAATCAGCCCACTCCTTCTGTTGTTTACAGTGAAGAGTCTTCCGAGTCTCCGTCTCTGTCTCCGCGTCTGTCTGTTGATAAATCAGGCGCTAGCACTAGTGGTGGAGATGCGGCTATGTATCAGACTAGACCGAGCGTGTCGATGGAGGAGAAGAAAGGGGTTGAGTACGAAGTGCACGTTGTCGAGAAGACGGTTGTTGAAGAGGGTGGAAACGAGAGCAATGCCACGGCGGCACGTGGCTGTGGTGGAGGGCCACGTGCGGTGCCTGAGGTTGCGAAAGAGATTGAGAGTCAGTTCGTGAGAGCCGCGGAGTCGGGAAGTGAGATCGCTAAGTTGCTTGAAGTCGGGAAGCATCTTTACGGTCGGAAACATG CTTCTTCGAAGTTGTTGCACGTGTCTACTGATGTTGCCGAGCCGCCGCAAACGTATGAAGACATCGAAGAGGAGCTTGCTTCAAGGTCAAGGAACCTTTCTTCGACCTTGCACGAACTCCATCTCTGGGAGAAGAAGCTTTACCAAGAAGTGAAG GCTGAGGAAAAATTGCGTGTAGCTCACGAGAAGAAGGTGAGGAAGCTAAAACGTTTGGACGAAAGAGGTGCTGAAGCTAGCAAAGTGGATACAACAAGGAAACTAGTAAGAGACATGAACACAAAGATACGGATTGCGATTCAGGTTGTGGATAAAATATCCGTGACGATTAATAAGATTAGAGATGACGACCTATGGCCGCAACTCAACGCATTGATCCAAGG GCTTACAAGAATGTGGAAAGAGATGCTTGAGTGTCATCGAAGTCAGTGTCAGGCTATAAAGGAAGCTAGAGGGTTAGGGTCTATTAGAGCTAGCAAGAAGCTAGGTGATGAACATCTTGAAGCAACTAGTTTGCTTGGTCATGAGCTTATAAACTGGGTATTAGGATTCTCTAGCTGGGTTAGTGCGCAGAAAGGTTATGTAACAGAGCTGAATAAATGGCTTACGAAGTGTCTTCTCTATGAACCTGAGGAAGCAGCCGATGGTATCGCTCCTTTTTCGCCTGGTAGGCTTGGAGCTCCACCGATCTTTGTGATATGTAACCAGTGGTCTCAAGCTCTGGACATGATCTCTGAGAAGGAAGTGATTGAGGCAATGCGTGGTTTCACCACGAGCGTGCTTCAGATTTGGGAGCAAGATCGGTTAGAGACTACGTTGATGGGGCGGGAGAAGGTTAGGGACATGGACCGGGAAGAGCAGAGGATACACAGGGAGATTCAAGCACTGGAGAAGAAAATGGTTCTGGTTGCACCTGGTGGTGATAGCCTTTTGGTGTCTGGTAACGTTGTATACCAGAGTGATACTAGTAACGATAGTTTACAAGGTAGTTTGCAGAGGATTTTCGAAGCTATGGAGAGGTTCACTGATGAGTGTATGAGAGCTTATGATGATCTCTTGGTGCGTGCTGAAGAAGAAACTGCTCCGAGAGAAGTTGAGGAAAGTGAAGAGGGATGA